The following coding sequences lie in one Dunckerocampus dactyliophorus isolate RoL2022-P2 chromosome 4, RoL_Ddac_1.1, whole genome shotgun sequence genomic window:
- the atxn2 gene encoding ataxin-2 isoform X16 translates to MLHKIRCIYGLLEESDGVLDVFYRRTWCKRGHTRKIRGRHSAKGPAAVIFNGVYANMRMVHVLTSVVGTRCELKVKNGAVYEGVFKTYGPECDLVLDAAHRRSPEPSVGPRKEDIVESIVFKASDVVVVSFKDVDLNFARKDNFTDSAVSGRINGEHKEKDLEPWDGGETHNSDSLESLDTDVSNGWDPNDMFKYNEEKYGVLSTYDSSLSTYTVPLERDNSEEFLKREARAAQLAEEIEASSTYKARVALENDERSEEEKFTAVVRGEREMHTLSRENKYIPPGQRNREAMSWGPGRQNSPRLTPNSAGPSAPRAGLHDYNQSTGADQRVVNGGSSHWPSPCPSPSSRPLPRYQPGPSSLPPRAATPTRPPSRPPSRPSRPLSHSSHPSHPSSSSPFPHHGPSSPASSLPKRMSSEGPPRMSPKSQRTPRAHRVPTSRTTGMPPGVDLMSHNSPGDLPVTPSNRGNSSGGTWSSVVSGAHRPRSPRQNSMGGASPSSASPQTGAAPMDTFATSTSASSPTAASPAPNMVAGDVKECRVQETRQTSPKDNMKDSSSSVNRPMCKGPPSLAPDHRKQIDNLKKFSEDFRLQSSSNPDPAFDHMITKPSRDITDKPTDAPLDKASAVGPEDHGVPTPSAGAINTSKPGSPAALSPSPTGLDQKRAGLDVTSQGVQTTATSTFGGPKHEEKEDKKEAVQDQVRKSTLNPNANEFKPRFNTQPKPANTPTPPRPQGQPSPSILVQQPPTVYGQTVCFPQMYPLTPVSPGVQKSIIWKSPAMYQVQMPHMPVNQSKPYRPVPNMSQQRSDQHHPPGTPTIMHPATAAGPPIITQSPAYSAQYFTCSPQQFPSQPLVQQMPHYQSQAQHVFSPVMQGSARMMAPHTHGQPSLVSSSTTQYPEQTHTMYVSPGPMPQQYPHPSATLHPHPQHPQPSATPTGQGQQGGPPQHGGPPSHPAASPVQHPQHPQAAAAAAAAAQALHLANQPQQQMYSALAPTPPSMTPGPNPQSPQASFPSAQQTVYIHPQQVQHGYNPNHMAHVQQAHMQSGMVPSHHPGPTHPPMMLMATQGPPGGPQAPMAQTALNHIPVSSTTHFSYLAHPQVQPHHQQQL, encoded by the exons ATGTTACACAAAATAAGATGCATTTATGGACTGCTGGAGGAATCAGATGGGGTCTTGGACGTATTCTACAGAAGAACATGGTGTAAAAGAGGACATACTCGAAAGATAAG ggGAAGACACAGTGCTAAAGGTCCTGCTGCG GTTATTTTCAATGGAGTTTATGCAAACATGAGGATGGTCCATGTCTTGACTTCAGTTGTG GGCACCAGGTGTGAACTGAAGGTGAAAAATGGAGCGGTCTACGAAGGAGTGTTCAAGACTTATGGTCCAGAG tgCGACCTGGTGTTGGATGCAGCCCATAGAAGGAGCCCAGAGCCGAGCGTGGGCCCCAGAAAAGAGGACATAGTAGAGAGCATTGTCTTTAAGGCATCCGACGTCGTCGTGGTGTCCTTCAAAGACGTCGACCTTAACTTTGCCAGGAAAG ATAACTTCACAGACTCCGCAGTGAGCGGCAGGATCAATGGCGAGCACAAAGAGAAAGATCTAGAGCCCTGGGACGGTGGAGAGACCCACAACTCTGACAGCCTCGAGTCTCTGGATACTGATGTG TCAAACGGGTGGGACCCCAATGACATGTTCAAGTACAATGAAGAGAAGTACGGTGTCTTATCTACCTATGACAGCAGCCTGTCCACATATAC TGTCCCACTAGAGCGTGACAATTCAGAGGAGTTCCTGAAAAGGGAAGCTCGAGCCGCCCAGCTGGCCGAGGAGATAGAAGCCAGCTCCACGTACAAGGCCCGCGTGGCCCTGGAAAATGACGAGCGCTCTGAGGAGGAGAAGTTTACCGCAGTGGTGCGAGGGGAAAGAGAGATGCACACATTGAGCAG GGAGAACAAGTACATTCCCCCGGGGCAGAGAAACAGGGAGGCCATGTCATGGGGGCCTGGACGGCAGAATTCGCCACGCCTGACTCCAAACTCAGCCGGACCTTCAGCTCCTCGTGCGGGACTGCATGACTATAATCAGAGCACAGGGGCTGACCAGAGGGTGGTGAATGGAG GTTCATCCCATTGGCCCTCACCCTGTCCATCTCCTTCCTCCCGCCCTCTCCCTCGTTACCAGCCCGGCCCTTCCTCCCTGCCTCCTCGGGCGGCCACGCCCACCAGGCCACCCTCCAGACCCCCCTCTCGACCTTCCAGGCCTCTCTCTCATTCATCCCACCCCTCCCATCCCTCTTCCTCATCTCCCTTTCCCCACCACGGGCCGTCGTCGCCGGCCTCCTCTCTGCCCAAACGCATGTCTTCAGAAG GTCCACCAAGGATGTCCCCAAAATCCCAGCGGACGCCCCGTGCTCACAGAGTGCCGACCAGCAGGACCACAGGAATGCCACCAGGAGTGGATCTGATGTCCCACAATTCTCCGGGAGATCTTCCAGTGACTCCGTCCAACAGAGGGAACTCTTCAGGAGGAACCTGGTCTTCTGTAGTTAGTGGAG CACACAGACCGCGCTCCCCTCGTCAGAACAGCATGGGCGGAGCCTCCCCTTCCTCTGCATCCCCACAGACAGGTGCAGCTCCCATGGACACTTTTGCCACGTCGACGTCCGCTTCCTCCCCGACTGCTGCAAGCCCCGCCCCCAATATGGTCGCCGGAGATG TAAAAGAGTGTCGCGTCCAGGAGACGAGGCAGACATCCCCCAAAGACAACATGAAGGACAGTTCATCCAGTGTCAACAGACCTATGTGTAAAG GTCCTCCCTCCTTGGCCCCTGACCACAGAAAACAAATAGACAATTTAAAGAAATTTAGCGAAGATTTTAGG TTGCAATCTAGTTCCAACCCAGACCCTGCCTTTGACCACATGATCACCAAACCTTCAAGAGATATCACAGACAAGCCTACTGATGCCCCCTTGGACAAAGCCTCTGCAGTGGGGCCAGAAGACCATGGGGTCCCCACCCCGTCCGCCGGCGCCATCAACACGAGTAAGCCCGGCAGCCCCGCCGCGCTGTCCCCGTCTCCGACAGGCCTGGACCAGAAGCGGGCAGGTCTGGATGTGACGTCACAGGGGGTTCAGACAACGGCCACGTCCACTTTTGGTGGGCCCAAGCATGAAGAGAAGGAGGACAAGAAGGAGGCGGTGCAAGA TCAAGTGAGAAAGTCCACCTTAAACCCTAACGCTAACGAGTTCAAGCCAAGGTTTAACACACAG CCTAAACCAGCCAATACCCCGACACCACCCCGGCCCCAGGGCCAGCCCAGCCCTTCCATTCTGGTCCAGCAGCCCCCCACCGTCTACGGTCAGACGGTGTGCTTCCCCCAGATGTATCCACTCACACCAGTTAGTCCCGGCGTGCAG AAAAGCATAATATGGAag TCTCCAGCGATGTACCAGGTCCAGATGCCTCATATGCCTGTCAACCAGTCCAAACCATACAGACCAG TGCCCAACATGAGCCAGCAGAGGTCAGACCAGCATCACCCGCCGGGCACGCCCACCATCATGCACCCTGCGACGGCAGCAGGGCCGCCAATCATCACACAGAGCCCGGCCTACTCTGCCCAGTACTTCACCTGCAGCCCGCAGCAGTTCCCCAGTCAGCCACTGGTCCAGCAGATGCCCCATTACCAGTCACAG GCGCAGCATGTGTTCAGTCCTGTAATGCAAGGCAGCGCCCGCATGATGGCGCCGCACACACACGGCCAGCCCAGCCTGGTGTCCTCCTCAACCACACAGTACCCAGAGCAGACACACACCATGTATG TGTCTCCTGGTCCGATGCCCCAGCAGTATCCCCACCCCAGCGCCACCTTGCACCCTCACCCCCAGCACCCTCAGCCCTCTGCCACGCCCACAGGCCAAGGTCAGCAAGGTGGGCCTCCTCAGCATGGAGGTCCCCCCAGCCACCCTGCCGCCAGCCCAGTCCAGCACCCACAGCACCCTCAAGCGGCAGCAG CAGCCGCTGCCGCCGCCCAAGCCCTCCACCTGGCCAACCAGCCTCAGCAGCAGATGTACTCGGCTTTGGCCCCCACGCCCCCCTCCATGACCCCAGGTCCCAACCCCCAGTCCCCACAGGCGTCCTTCCCCTCTGCCCAGCAAACGGTGTACATCCACCCCCAGCAGGTGCAGCACGGCTACAACCCCAACCACATGGCTCACGTGCAGCAG GCTCACATGCAGTCTGGTATGGTGCCATCGCACCACCCGGGGCCCACCCACCCCCCAATGATGCTGATGGCCACCCAGGGCCCACCGGGAGGCCCCCAGGCCCCCATGGCTCAGACGGCCCTCAACCACATCCCTGTCTCTTCCACCACACATTTCTCCTACCTGGCACATCCACAAG TGCAGCCTCATCACCAGCAGCAGCTGTAG
- the atxn2 gene encoding ataxin-2 isoform X1, with protein sequence MLHKIRCIYGLLEESDGVLDVFYRRTWCKRGHTRKIRGRHSAKGPAAVIFNGVYANMRMVHVLTSVVGTRCELKVKNGAVYEGVFKTYGPECDLVLDAAHRRSPEPSVGPRKEDIVESIVFKASDVVVVSFKDVDLNFARKVSSDTEHKGVSLRVSDNFTDSAVSGRINGEHKEKDLEPWDGGETHNSDSLESLDTDVSNGWDPNDMFKYNEEKYGVLSTYDSSLSTYTVPLERDNSEEFLKREARAAQLAEEIEASSTYKARVALENDERSEEEKFTAVVRGEREMHTLSRENKYIPPGQRNREAMSWGPGRQNSPRLTPNSAGPSAPRAGLHDYNQSTGADQRVVNGGSSHWPSPCPSPSSRPLPRYQPGPSSLPPRAATPTRPPSRPPSRPSRPLSHSSHPSHPSSSSPFPHHGPSSPASSLPKRMSSEGPPRMSPKSQRTPRAHRVPTSRTTGMPPGVDLMSHNSPGDLPVTPSNRGNSSGGTWSSVVSGAHRPRSPRQNSMGGASPSSASPQTGAAPMDTFATSTSASSPTAASPAPNMVAGDVKECRVQETRQTSPKDNMKDSSSSVNRPMCKGPPSLAPDHRKQIDNLKKFSEDFRLQSSSNPDPAFDHMITKPSRDITDKPTDAPLDKASAVGPEDHGVPTPSAGAINTSKPGSPAALSPSPTGLDQKRAGLDVTSQGVQTTATSTFGGPKHEEKEDKKEAVQDQVRKSTLNPNANEFKPRFNTQPKPANTPTPPRPQGQPSPSILVQQPPTVYGQTVCFPQMYPLTPVSPGVQKSIIWKSPAMYQVQMPHMPVNQSKPYRPGKVPNMSQQRSDQHHPPGTPTIMHPATAAGPPIITQSPAYSAQYFTCSPQQFPSQPLVQQMPHYQSQAQHVFSPVMQGSARMMAPHTHGQPSLVSSSTTQYPEQTHTMYVSPGPMPQQYPHPSATLHPHPQHPQPSATPTGQGQQGGPPQHGGPPSHPAASPVQHPQHPQAAAAAAAAAQALHLANQPQQQMYSALAPTPPSMTPGPNPQSPQASFPSAQQTVYIHPQQVQHGYNPNHMAHVQQAHMQSGMVPSHHPGPTHPPMMLMATQGPPGGPQAPMAQTALNHIPVSSTTHFSYLAHPQVQPHHQQQL encoded by the exons ATGTTACACAAAATAAGATGCATTTATGGACTGCTGGAGGAATCAGATGGGGTCTTGGACGTATTCTACAGAAGAACATGGTGTAAAAGAGGACATACTCGAAAGATAAG ggGAAGACACAGTGCTAAAGGTCCTGCTGCG GTTATTTTCAATGGAGTTTATGCAAACATGAGGATGGTCCATGTCTTGACTTCAGTTGTG GGCACCAGGTGTGAACTGAAGGTGAAAAATGGAGCGGTCTACGAAGGAGTGTTCAAGACTTATGGTCCAGAG tgCGACCTGGTGTTGGATGCAGCCCATAGAAGGAGCCCAGAGCCGAGCGTGGGCCCCAGAAAAGAGGACATAGTAGAGAGCATTGTCTTTAAGGCATCCGACGTCGTCGTGGTGTCCTTCAAAGACGTCGACCTTAACTTTGCCAGGAAAG TTTCCTCTGATACAG agCATAAAGGTGTATCCTTGCGTGTCTCAGATAACTTCACAGACTCCGCAGTGAGCGGCAGGATCAATGGCGAGCACAAAGAGAAAGATCTAGAGCCCTGGGACGGTGGAGAGACCCACAACTCTGACAGCCTCGAGTCTCTGGATACTGATGTG TCAAACGGGTGGGACCCCAATGACATGTTCAAGTACAATGAAGAGAAGTACGGTGTCTTATCTACCTATGACAGCAGCCTGTCCACATATAC TGTCCCACTAGAGCGTGACAATTCAGAGGAGTTCCTGAAAAGGGAAGCTCGAGCCGCCCAGCTGGCCGAGGAGATAGAAGCCAGCTCCACGTACAAGGCCCGCGTGGCCCTGGAAAATGACGAGCGCTCTGAGGAGGAGAAGTTTACCGCAGTGGTGCGAGGGGAAAGAGAGATGCACACATTGAGCAG GGAGAACAAGTACATTCCCCCGGGGCAGAGAAACAGGGAGGCCATGTCATGGGGGCCTGGACGGCAGAATTCGCCACGCCTGACTCCAAACTCAGCCGGACCTTCAGCTCCTCGTGCGGGACTGCATGACTATAATCAGAGCACAGGGGCTGACCAGAGGGTGGTGAATGGAG GTTCATCCCATTGGCCCTCACCCTGTCCATCTCCTTCCTCCCGCCCTCTCCCTCGTTACCAGCCCGGCCCTTCCTCCCTGCCTCCTCGGGCGGCCACGCCCACCAGGCCACCCTCCAGACCCCCCTCTCGACCTTCCAGGCCTCTCTCTCATTCATCCCACCCCTCCCATCCCTCTTCCTCATCTCCCTTTCCCCACCACGGGCCGTCGTCGCCGGCCTCCTCTCTGCCCAAACGCATGTCTTCAGAAG GTCCACCAAGGATGTCCCCAAAATCCCAGCGGACGCCCCGTGCTCACAGAGTGCCGACCAGCAGGACCACAGGAATGCCACCAGGAGTGGATCTGATGTCCCACAATTCTCCGGGAGATCTTCCAGTGACTCCGTCCAACAGAGGGAACTCTTCAGGAGGAACCTGGTCTTCTGTAGTTAGTGGAG CACACAGACCGCGCTCCCCTCGTCAGAACAGCATGGGCGGAGCCTCCCCTTCCTCTGCATCCCCACAGACAGGTGCAGCTCCCATGGACACTTTTGCCACGTCGACGTCCGCTTCCTCCCCGACTGCTGCAAGCCCCGCCCCCAATATGGTCGCCGGAGATG TAAAAGAGTGTCGCGTCCAGGAGACGAGGCAGACATCCCCCAAAGACAACATGAAGGACAGTTCATCCAGTGTCAACAGACCTATGTGTAAAG GTCCTCCCTCCTTGGCCCCTGACCACAGAAAACAAATAGACAATTTAAAGAAATTTAGCGAAGATTTTAGG TTGCAATCTAGTTCCAACCCAGACCCTGCCTTTGACCACATGATCACCAAACCTTCAAGAGATATCACAGACAAGCCTACTGATGCCCCCTTGGACAAAGCCTCTGCAGTGGGGCCAGAAGACCATGGGGTCCCCACCCCGTCCGCCGGCGCCATCAACACGAGTAAGCCCGGCAGCCCCGCCGCGCTGTCCCCGTCTCCGACAGGCCTGGACCAGAAGCGGGCAGGTCTGGATGTGACGTCACAGGGGGTTCAGACAACGGCCACGTCCACTTTTGGTGGGCCCAAGCATGAAGAGAAGGAGGACAAGAAGGAGGCGGTGCAAGA TCAAGTGAGAAAGTCCACCTTAAACCCTAACGCTAACGAGTTCAAGCCAAGGTTTAACACACAG CCTAAACCAGCCAATACCCCGACACCACCCCGGCCCCAGGGCCAGCCCAGCCCTTCCATTCTGGTCCAGCAGCCCCCCACCGTCTACGGTCAGACGGTGTGCTTCCCCCAGATGTATCCACTCACACCAGTTAGTCCCGGCGTGCAG AAAAGCATAATATGGAag TCTCCAGCGATGTACCAGGTCCAGATGCCTCATATGCCTGTCAACCAGTCCAAACCATACAGACCAGGTAAAG TGCCCAACATGAGCCAGCAGAGGTCAGACCAGCATCACCCGCCGGGCACGCCCACCATCATGCACCCTGCGACGGCAGCAGGGCCGCCAATCATCACACAGAGCCCGGCCTACTCTGCCCAGTACTTCACCTGCAGCCCGCAGCAGTTCCCCAGTCAGCCACTGGTCCAGCAGATGCCCCATTACCAGTCACAG GCGCAGCATGTGTTCAGTCCTGTAATGCAAGGCAGCGCCCGCATGATGGCGCCGCACACACACGGCCAGCCCAGCCTGGTGTCCTCCTCAACCACACAGTACCCAGAGCAGACACACACCATGTATG TGTCTCCTGGTCCGATGCCCCAGCAGTATCCCCACCCCAGCGCCACCTTGCACCCTCACCCCCAGCACCCTCAGCCCTCTGCCACGCCCACAGGCCAAGGTCAGCAAGGTGGGCCTCCTCAGCATGGAGGTCCCCCCAGCCACCCTGCCGCCAGCCCAGTCCAGCACCCACAGCACCCTCAAGCGGCAGCAG CAGCCGCTGCCGCCGCCCAAGCCCTCCACCTGGCCAACCAGCCTCAGCAGCAGATGTACTCGGCTTTGGCCCCCACGCCCCCCTCCATGACCCCAGGTCCCAACCCCCAGTCCCCACAGGCGTCCTTCCCCTCTGCCCAGCAAACGGTGTACATCCACCCCCAGCAGGTGCAGCACGGCTACAACCCCAACCACATGGCTCACGTGCAGCAG GCTCACATGCAGTCTGGTATGGTGCCATCGCACCACCCGGGGCCCACCCACCCCCCAATGATGCTGATGGCCACCCAGGGCCCACCGGGAGGCCCCCAGGCCCCCATGGCTCAGACGGCCCTCAACCACATCCCTGTCTCTTCCACCACACATTTCTCCTACCTGGCACATCCACAAG TGCAGCCTCATCACCAGCAGCAGCTGTAG
- the atxn2 gene encoding ataxin-2 isoform X7 — MLHKIRCIYGLLEESDGVLDVFYRRTWCKRGHTRKIRGRHSAKGPAAVIFNGVYANMRMVHVLTSVVGTRCELKVKNGAVYEGVFKTYGPECDLVLDAAHRRSPEPSVGPRKEDIVESIVFKASDVVVVSFKDVDLNFARKVSSDTEHKGVSLRVSDNFTDSAVSGRINGEHKEKDLEPWDGGETHNSDSLESLDTDVSNGWDPNDMFKYNEEKYGVLSTYDSSLSTYTVPLERDNSEEFLKREARAAQLAEEIEASSTYKARVALENDERSEEEKFTAVVRGEREMHTLSRENKYIPPGQRNREAMSWGPGRQNSPRLTPNSAGPSAPRAGLHDYNQSTGADQRVVNGGSSHWPSPCPSPSSRPLPRYQPGPSSLPPRAATPTRPPSRPPSRPSRPLSHSSHPSHPSSSSPFPHHGPSSPASSLPKRMSSEGPPRMSPKSQRTPRAHRVPTSRTTGMPPGVDLMSHNSPGDLPVTPSNRGNSSGGTWSSVVSGAHRPRSPRQNSMGGASPSSASPQTGAAPMDTFATSTSASSPTAASPAPNMVAGDVKECRVQETRQTSPKDNMKDSSSSVNRPMCKGPPSLAPDHRKQIDNLKKFSEDFRLQSSSNPDPAFDHMITKPSRDITDKPTDAPLDKASAVGPEDHGVPTPSAGAINTSKPGSPAALSPSPTGLDQKRAGLDVTSQGVQTTATSTFGGPKHEEKEDKKEAVQDQVRKSTLNPNANEFKPRFNTQPKPANTPTPPRPQGQPSPSILVQQPPTVYGQTVCFPQMYPLTPVSPGVQSPAMYQVQMPHMPVNQSKPYRPVPNMSQQRSDQHHPPGTPTIMHPATAAGPPIITQSPAYSAQYFTCSPQQFPSQPLVQQMPHYQSQAQHVFSPVMQGSARMMAPHTHGQPSLVSSSTTQYPEQTHTMYVSPGPMPQQYPHPSATLHPHPQHPQPSATPTGQGQQGGPPQHGGPPSHPAASPVQHPQHPQAAAAAAAAAQALHLANQPQQQMYSALAPTPPSMTPGPNPQSPQASFPSAQQTVYIHPQQVQHGYNPNHMAHVQQAHMQSGMVPSHHPGPTHPPMMLMATQGPPGGPQAPMAQTALNHIPVSSTTHFSYLAHPQVQPHHQQQL; from the exons ATGTTACACAAAATAAGATGCATTTATGGACTGCTGGAGGAATCAGATGGGGTCTTGGACGTATTCTACAGAAGAACATGGTGTAAAAGAGGACATACTCGAAAGATAAG ggGAAGACACAGTGCTAAAGGTCCTGCTGCG GTTATTTTCAATGGAGTTTATGCAAACATGAGGATGGTCCATGTCTTGACTTCAGTTGTG GGCACCAGGTGTGAACTGAAGGTGAAAAATGGAGCGGTCTACGAAGGAGTGTTCAAGACTTATGGTCCAGAG tgCGACCTGGTGTTGGATGCAGCCCATAGAAGGAGCCCAGAGCCGAGCGTGGGCCCCAGAAAAGAGGACATAGTAGAGAGCATTGTCTTTAAGGCATCCGACGTCGTCGTGGTGTCCTTCAAAGACGTCGACCTTAACTTTGCCAGGAAAG TTTCCTCTGATACAG agCATAAAGGTGTATCCTTGCGTGTCTCAGATAACTTCACAGACTCCGCAGTGAGCGGCAGGATCAATGGCGAGCACAAAGAGAAAGATCTAGAGCCCTGGGACGGTGGAGAGACCCACAACTCTGACAGCCTCGAGTCTCTGGATACTGATGTG TCAAACGGGTGGGACCCCAATGACATGTTCAAGTACAATGAAGAGAAGTACGGTGTCTTATCTACCTATGACAGCAGCCTGTCCACATATAC TGTCCCACTAGAGCGTGACAATTCAGAGGAGTTCCTGAAAAGGGAAGCTCGAGCCGCCCAGCTGGCCGAGGAGATAGAAGCCAGCTCCACGTACAAGGCCCGCGTGGCCCTGGAAAATGACGAGCGCTCTGAGGAGGAGAAGTTTACCGCAGTGGTGCGAGGGGAAAGAGAGATGCACACATTGAGCAG GGAGAACAAGTACATTCCCCCGGGGCAGAGAAACAGGGAGGCCATGTCATGGGGGCCTGGACGGCAGAATTCGCCACGCCTGACTCCAAACTCAGCCGGACCTTCAGCTCCTCGTGCGGGACTGCATGACTATAATCAGAGCACAGGGGCTGACCAGAGGGTGGTGAATGGAG GTTCATCCCATTGGCCCTCACCCTGTCCATCTCCTTCCTCCCGCCCTCTCCCTCGTTACCAGCCCGGCCCTTCCTCCCTGCCTCCTCGGGCGGCCACGCCCACCAGGCCACCCTCCAGACCCCCCTCTCGACCTTCCAGGCCTCTCTCTCATTCATCCCACCCCTCCCATCCCTCTTCCTCATCTCCCTTTCCCCACCACGGGCCGTCGTCGCCGGCCTCCTCTCTGCCCAAACGCATGTCTTCAGAAG GTCCACCAAGGATGTCCCCAAAATCCCAGCGGACGCCCCGTGCTCACAGAGTGCCGACCAGCAGGACCACAGGAATGCCACCAGGAGTGGATCTGATGTCCCACAATTCTCCGGGAGATCTTCCAGTGACTCCGTCCAACAGAGGGAACTCTTCAGGAGGAACCTGGTCTTCTGTAGTTAGTGGAG CACACAGACCGCGCTCCCCTCGTCAGAACAGCATGGGCGGAGCCTCCCCTTCCTCTGCATCCCCACAGACAGGTGCAGCTCCCATGGACACTTTTGCCACGTCGACGTCCGCTTCCTCCCCGACTGCTGCAAGCCCCGCCCCCAATATGGTCGCCGGAGATG TAAAAGAGTGTCGCGTCCAGGAGACGAGGCAGACATCCCCCAAAGACAACATGAAGGACAGTTCATCCAGTGTCAACAGACCTATGTGTAAAG GTCCTCCCTCCTTGGCCCCTGACCACAGAAAACAAATAGACAATTTAAAGAAATTTAGCGAAGATTTTAGG TTGCAATCTAGTTCCAACCCAGACCCTGCCTTTGACCACATGATCACCAAACCTTCAAGAGATATCACAGACAAGCCTACTGATGCCCCCTTGGACAAAGCCTCTGCAGTGGGGCCAGAAGACCATGGGGTCCCCACCCCGTCCGCCGGCGCCATCAACACGAGTAAGCCCGGCAGCCCCGCCGCGCTGTCCCCGTCTCCGACAGGCCTGGACCAGAAGCGGGCAGGTCTGGATGTGACGTCACAGGGGGTTCAGACAACGGCCACGTCCACTTTTGGTGGGCCCAAGCATGAAGAGAAGGAGGACAAGAAGGAGGCGGTGCAAGA TCAAGTGAGAAAGTCCACCTTAAACCCTAACGCTAACGAGTTCAAGCCAAGGTTTAACACACAG CCTAAACCAGCCAATACCCCGACACCACCCCGGCCCCAGGGCCAGCCCAGCCCTTCCATTCTGGTCCAGCAGCCCCCCACCGTCTACGGTCAGACGGTGTGCTTCCCCCAGATGTATCCACTCACACCAGTTAGTCCCGGCGTGCAG TCTCCAGCGATGTACCAGGTCCAGATGCCTCATATGCCTGTCAACCAGTCCAAACCATACAGACCAG TGCCCAACATGAGCCAGCAGAGGTCAGACCAGCATCACCCGCCGGGCACGCCCACCATCATGCACCCTGCGACGGCAGCAGGGCCGCCAATCATCACACAGAGCCCGGCCTACTCTGCCCAGTACTTCACCTGCAGCCCGCAGCAGTTCCCCAGTCAGCCACTGGTCCAGCAGATGCCCCATTACCAGTCACAG GCGCAGCATGTGTTCAGTCCTGTAATGCAAGGCAGCGCCCGCATGATGGCGCCGCACACACACGGCCAGCCCAGCCTGGTGTCCTCCTCAACCACACAGTACCCAGAGCAGACACACACCATGTATG TGTCTCCTGGTCCGATGCCCCAGCAGTATCCCCACCCCAGCGCCACCTTGCACCCTCACCCCCAGCACCCTCAGCCCTCTGCCACGCCCACAGGCCAAGGTCAGCAAGGTGGGCCTCCTCAGCATGGAGGTCCCCCCAGCCACCCTGCCGCCAGCCCAGTCCAGCACCCACAGCACCCTCAAGCGGCAGCAG CAGCCGCTGCCGCCGCCCAAGCCCTCCACCTGGCCAACCAGCCTCAGCAGCAGATGTACTCGGCTTTGGCCCCCACGCCCCCCTCCATGACCCCAGGTCCCAACCCCCAGTCCCCACAGGCGTCCTTCCCCTCTGCCCAGCAAACGGTGTACATCCACCCCCAGCAGGTGCAGCACGGCTACAACCCCAACCACATGGCTCACGTGCAGCAG GCTCACATGCAGTCTGGTATGGTGCCATCGCACCACCCGGGGCCCACCCACCCCCCAATGATGCTGATGGCCACCCAGGGCCCACCGGGAGGCCCCCAGGCCCCCATGGCTCAGACGGCCCTCAACCACATCCCTGTCTCTTCCACCACACATTTCTCCTACCTGGCACATCCACAAG TGCAGCCTCATCACCAGCAGCAGCTGTAG